A segment of the Panicum hallii strain FIL2 chromosome 1, PHallii_v3.1, whole genome shotgun sequence genome:
AATAAACAAATAGCTGCTGAAGCTACAGAAATATTTGTTCTTGTTCAAGCTATGTTTCCTCCAACCTGATTGTTGTAATGGGTTACTCAGCTCTGGTGTTGTCGTGGGACGTTGGAACAAAACAAAACGCATGCTATGTCTGCAGGAGCAGCGAGCTCGGCATCATGGCGGCAGCGGAAGTCAACATCATGTCACTATGTCAGTCCATCCATCAAACCAACTCAGGGTCGAGTCTGCCATAAACGGAGTACGTACTTCATGGACAGTTGCAGCAGCCAGCAGATTTCGAAGAAGAACAGAAGTATACTGTAGGCCTGAATGATTGAAGTCCAAGAGTTCAGGTGCTAAAAAAAATGACAGAAAAGACATGTAAGGTTTTTGGTATTGTGCTCTCACTTAGTTGTAGCAACCTAATACCATCCGAGTGTGTGGCGAGCATGTAAAGTTTTTGCTCATTGTTTTGCTTGATCAGCATGTCTTTTTCGCTGAGCCAAATTTCTATATGAGATTGCAATGCGTACTGGGATAATGGTCCATTACATGACGATTTGTCCATTGCCATTGTCATGGATCACGCCCCATGTTTTGGACATAAAAAGTTGGCAGGTTGCAGTCTTTATGGACAAGAGTTCCACAATATTTTTGTACACACTGGACATATTGCATGTAGGAACAAAACATTAACAATGGTTTGGAAACCATTTCCATTCTGCAAATTAAGAAATCGCTGGCAAAAGCACAAAAATATCATGAATAATCTCGACAGACCACACAAGTTTCATGAGAGGACTGTATGAGCAAACCAACCACTGATAGAGTCAAGATAGCATGAACAAACCACCTATGAGCTAACCCTGTCACGCGAGGAACGGCCATTCTGCAATACTCCATCATTCTGATCAAGATGGAAACCGGGAGATAAATATGAAGGAACAGCAAGACATGCATGACTGCAGGGCAAACCCTCGATGTGATGGTTGATATAAATACACAAAGAACTGGTGAGACTACGGCGACATGATATGGCTTGTATTGTTCAAGCCATCATTTAGCTTCCTCCATTATTACGATGGTTGTTAACCTGTGCACCACTCCACTAATATGGTGTTACTCTAGGATATTGGGGCAAAACAAACAACCCTATTGTGTCCAATTTCCTTCTACAACACTGGCTTCGAGAAGGAAGATGAGATTTGTGCGGCAAGGGCACGACGCGAGAAAAATGGCGGCCCGCGCTGTTTAGCTGCCCTGCATTGCCGGCGGCCCCGCCCCGACTCCATGGCGCAGCAGATTTATGATCTGTTGCGCTCGCCCACAGCTGACCTCTGGCCCGCGTGTTGCTCCTGGATGGCTGTATCTGCTGCCGCCCGTGAATTTTGATGCGGAGCAGATGTGGCGCCCAAGCGTGATATATAGTGGACCGCCGATGCTACGTGGGACAATAACAATGGAGGCAAGTGCTCACCAAATGCTCAATCAAATGTTTGAGAGACGGATCTTTACTCGTGAGCTTTTGGCATTAGTACCATGACCACTGCTGCCTCTCCTCTTTGTACGCACTACCATATGCTGCTCTGGAAGCATGGCACTCTGAAAAACCTAGCTAGCTGTTGATGAATGTTAACACTTGTGCATCCGAGTAAGTTTCCAAATTTGTAGAAGAACAATCATCGATCTTGAATTTCTAAATCTTGCATGTACTATCTTTACTGTGCGCCACTCTCTGATACGAAATTATCAACTAGAACATATTTAAGCATCATTATTTCTGACGAAACAAATTATAGAACAAAATAAATGCTGAAAGCACTTATATTGGACATAGTTCTACCCATTTCTTCCAGGTTATGAGGAAGAGCCAGGGGCGGAGGGCCCAGTGTGGCGAGGTATGGCGTTCGCCATACCTCGGCCCGGCCCAGCCCAACAACAGCCCAGCAATAGAAAAATTTTACCCTATCAATTCCCCACCCGCCCGCCGCCTGCAGTGCCCTCCCGCAcccccgcctccgcccgcccgccgcccgcagaccccgcccccgcgcgccgccggccgccggccgccgcccgccgcccgcggccccgcccccgcgccgccgccgcaggccccgcggcccgcgccccgccgccggccccgtgCGCCTCCGCCTACGCGCCGCCGGCCACGCGCGCCGCACTGCCGCAGGGCGCAggccccgcgcggccgcgcgcctccgggctccggcctccggccgccgccggccccgcgcgcctccgcctgcgcgctgccggcctcccggccccgcgcgccgaaCTGCCGCTGTGCCGCAggccccgcgcggccgcgcgcctccgggctccgcgcgccgccggccccgcgcgctgCAGGGCTGcaggccccgcgccgccgcctccggccccgcgcgccgcaggccccgccgccggccccgcgcgcctccgcctacgcgccgccggccgcccggccccgcgctAGGTAGTTTGGGCCGTTTTCTGATGGGTTGTGCTGTGCACTTGTGCTTATTAATTTCTACAGAGCTGTGACCGATTATTATCACGTTTAATAATTAATATACATCTTTCTATGCTAGTTTACTAGGCTTGAATTAACCATTTTTAATTTTACCTGAATATGGTGTGAAAATGAATTGTAGTGCTAAAGTTCTTGACTTCAGTTTGGTAGGAGCGGGTTAGGGACTTTTCAGTATGGTGGCACTATCATTTTTCTAGCTATTTCTTTTGTGCTGCAGTACCTCGGTATTTTCTCCACTATATAGATTTTTCTTTACCATGTTAGGGTGTAAATAAAAATTGTTGCGCTCGAATGCTCGATTTAGCTTGAATATTGTGTTTATTGCGATGTATATTGGAATGTTTCAGATAAGCCAGGAATTGACGGTTTAAGGCTGCCCgcagccccgcgcgccgccccggaTCAGAAAGTAATTAGCATGTTGCCACTCGATGGTGATGCTTCCAATCCAAGCTCTAgcagaaaagggaaaagaaaggcaCAAGAAAGAGGTGAGAGAACTAGTAGTTTTTGGGTGTTGTATAGGATTGGGAAGTTAAGCTAATTTACTTTAATGTGAATTTGACTATTTATTTCAGATCTAAAGAGCTATTTTAGTCCATTCGTATCCAGTAGCATAAACCCAAGCACTCATGGAAGTGAAGTTGGTAATGCCATaatagaggaggaagaggtggtGGAAACTCATTTGGAGGACACCAATACCATAGACCAACAGCCAGGTAGCAATGAAAATGATCAAAATGATCAAGGTACAATAACTGAGTTCAATCCGGATTATATCATTTCTGATCCGGGGCTTCGGATTCCAATTGAACAATTTAGTCCTAATATTAGAGATGAAATTAGGAGGGCTTTCATGGAACGAGGTCCAACTCAACCTAGTAGTCATGTTTTTCCTAGAGGAGAAGATAAAAGGCGCTTTCGAAAAGAATGGTTTGAGAAATATAATTGGCTGGAATATAGCTTGGTGAATGATAAGGCTTATTGCTTTTGTTGTTATCTTTTTAGAAGAGTTTGTGTAGATGATGATAAATTTGGTTATGAGGCATTTATAAAAGAAGGCTTTAGGCAATGGAAGAATGCCTACTTAGCACTCCCTAAACATGTTGGTGGCCCTAATAGTGCTCATAATAGATCAAGAGCGgcatttgatgattttgataatCAAAGGGCAAGTGTAAAGGAGAAAATTGTAGTTCATACCAAAGAGGCAcaaaagaagtatgaaaccTGTGTAGATACATCTTTGGCTATTGTAAGTTATATTGCCTTGCAAGGTGAACCGTTCCGTGGACATGATGAATCAGAAACTTCATTGAACAAAGGCAACTTTCTAGAATTTCTTGATTGGTACAAACTAAGAAATGAGGAAGTGAGGCAGGCATTTGAATTTGCTTGTCCTAAAAATGCTAAAATGACTTCTGGAACAATTCAGAAAGAACTTGCCGAGTGTTGTGCTCAAGCGGTTACCAAAGTCATAAAAGAAGAGATGAGTGGTTGTTTATTCTCTATTCTTGTTGATGAATCTCGTGATATATCAGTCAAAGAGCAAATGGCCATAATAGTCAGGTAAACATCCGCTTTTATATCTTGTATTCTTGTTGAATGTTGATGAATCTTGTTATAATATTTCTAAATATTGTGAGTTTCTTCATATAGGTATGTGAATAAAAAGGGGCAAGTAGTTGAAAGATTTTTGGGTATCAAGCATGTCAAGCTAACTACATCAGAAGCATTAAAGAGAGCAATAGTGGAGGTTCTTAGTGCCCATGGTTTAACTATTGCAAAAATACGAGGCCAAGGGTATGATGGAGCTTCTAATATGAGAGGTGAATTCAATGGTGTTCAAAAACTAATTCGTGATGAGAACCCATATGCTTTTTATATCCATTGCTTTGCTCACCAATTGCAGTTGGTAGTTGTTTCGGTTTCAAAGTGTTGTTCATCTATAGAGGATTTCTTTGACTATGTGGATATGATTGTGAGCAGCACTAGTGCATCTTGTAAGAGGAAGGATTTATTGATTGATAGTCATCATACAATTGTTTTGAATAAGTTGGACAGTGGAGATATTTTATCAGGTAGAGGACAAAATCAAGAAACATCATTGCCTAGGCCTGGAGATACAAGATGGGGATCTCACTACAGGACATTGCTTCGTATTGAAACAATGTGGGACTCAATAATAGAAGTTCTGCAAGTGGTGCATGATGAGGAACGTAATCCATCAAGGGCAGGGGGGTTGGTGCCTATTATGGAGTCTTTCAGCTTTGTGTTTATCATGAAGATGATGTTACAGATCCTTCGCATAACAAATGAGCTATCTCATCTGTTGCAGAAGAAGGATCAAAATATTGTTGAGGCCATGTCTTTGGTTATTGACGTGAAAACACGTTTGAACAATTTGAGAAGCGAAGGTTATGAGCCACTACTTGAAGAAGTCAAAACATTTTGCCAAGAGAATGATATCCCAATACCAAATATGGAAGATAGTGTACCAAGATTTGGTAGATCAAGGAAAGGAGGGAGAAACAACATCACTCAAGATCATTACTTTCGTGTTGATACCTTCTTTGCTACCATAGATGCTATCACAACAGAGTTTGATCATCGATTCAATGAGGTATCATCGGAATTACTTACTTGCTTTGCTTGCCTTGATCCTAGAGATTCGTTCTCTAACTTTGATGTGAATAAACTTGCTCGCCTCACGGATATATATTTGGATGATTTTTCTTTTGATGACCGGAAAAGAATAAGAGACCAGTTAGAAACCTTCATTATTCATGTTAGAAGAGTTGAGGCATTCAGAGCTTGTTATGACCTTGCAAGCCTAGCAATGAAAATGGTTGAACTTAAGAGGCATGAAATATTTCCCTTGGTTTATCGTCTAATTGAGCTGGCATTGCTGCTACTAGTAGCAACTGCATCAGTTGA
Coding sequences within it:
- the LOC112895266 gene encoding zinc finger MYM-type protein 1-like is translated as MTSGTIQKELAECCAQAVTKVIKEEMSGCLFSILVDESRDISVKEQMAIIVRYVNKKGQVVERFLGIKHVKLTTSEALKRAIVEVLSAHGLTIAKIRGQGYDGASNMRGEFNGVQKLIRDENPYAFYIHCFAHQLQLVVVSVSKCCSSIEDFFDYVDMIVSSTSASCKRKDLLIDSHHTIVLNKLDSGDILSGRGQNQETSLPRPGDTRWGSHYRTLLRIETMWDSIIEVLQVVHDEERNPSRAGGLVPIMESFSFVFIMKMMLQILRITNELSHLLQKKDQNIVEAMSLVIDVKTRLNNLRSEGYEPLLEEVKTFCQENDIPIPNMEDSVPRFGRSRKGGRNNITQDHYFRVDTFFATIDAITTEFDHRFNEVSSELLTCFACLDPRDSFSNFDVNKLARLTDIYLDDFSFDDRKRIRDQLETFIIHVRRVEAFRACYDLASLAMKMVELKRHEIFPLVYRLIELP